A genomic segment from Desulfonatronum lacustre DSM 10312 encodes:
- a CDS encoding RNA recognition motif domain-containing protein, translating to MDNKLYVGNLSYSTTEDDLHALFSDAGSVQSVAVIKDRDSGRSKGFGFVEMSSDEDAQKAIDLFHGTDYQGRPLTVNVARPREDRPRFDGGGGGKGRRSGGGGGRQRDW from the coding sequence ATGGACAACAAACTGTACGTCGGCAACCTTTCCTATTCGACCACCGAAGACGATCTGCACGCTCTGTTCTCGGATGCAGGCTCGGTACAATCCGTCGCCGTCATCAAGGACCGCGACTCTGGACGCTCCAAAGGCTTCGGCTTTGTGGAAATGAGTTCCGACGAGGACGCCCAGAAGGCCATTGATCTGTTTCATGGCACTGATTATCAAGGACGCCCCCTGACGGTGAACGTGGCTCGCCCTCGGGAAGATCGTCCCCGGTTTGACGGTGGTGGCGGCGGCAAGGGCCGACGCTCCGGTGGTGGGGGCGGCAGGCAGCGCGACTGGTAG